From a single Bufo bufo chromosome 9, aBufBuf1.1, whole genome shotgun sequence genomic region:
- the PARS2 gene encoding probable proline--tRNA ligase, mitochondrial produces the protein MMRTLLRSSLPHLVVSRAHYNDTSKIKRLLLSRIYQPGNLWKENSPEPQAKSNEPTSKSQRLMFKAGLIRPTSPGCFHYLPHSVRSMEKLVRLIDRAMQEIEGQKIDMATLCSAALWRQSGRWDLVGKELLCLVDRHNQEYCLGPTHEEYVTSLVATEGGISYKQLPLLLYQITRKFRDEKRPCFGLLRGREFYMKDMYTFDITEEAAYRTYNSVCDAYANIFRTLGLKHVKVQADTGNIGGKMSHEFHLPASIGEDKLMVCGSCDFAANVETLHPDEKSCPSCKGELAESKGIEIGHTFYLGTKYSHVFNAVCLDAQNKPVVAEMGCYGIGVSRLLAASLEVLSTEEDIHWPGLISPYQICLIPPKKGSKETAASLVAEELYDSICAVPHMSNEAVLDDRDHLTIGKRVKEAHMMGYPYVIVIGKKALESPPVFEVRNHRTGEVQFLSKEGVLSFIQEVRVI, from the coding sequence ATGATGAGAACACTGCTGAGGTcatcactgccccatctagtggtcAGCAGAGCACACTACAATGACACATCCAAAATCAAACGCCTCCTGCTCTCCAGGATTTACCAGCCCGGAAATCTATGGAAAGAAAACTCGCCTGAACCTCAAGCCAAATCGAATGAGCCCACCAGCAAGAGTCAGCGACTTATGTTTAAAGCAGGATTAATCCGACCCACCAGCCCGGGATGCTTTCATTATCTTCCCCATAGTGTGCGCTCAATGGAGAAACTCGTTCGTCTAATAGACCGGGCAATGCAGGAGATTGAGGGGCAGAAGATTGACATGGCGACCCTCTGCTCAGCAGCTCTGTGGAGGCAAAGCGGACGCTGGGATCTAGTGGGAAAAGAGCTGCTGTGTTTGGTGGACCGGCACAATCAGGAATACTGCCTAGGGCCGACGCATGAAGAATATGTTACCAGTTTGGTCGCCACCGAAGGCGGCATCAGCTACAAGCAGCTTCCTCTGCTGCTGTACCAGATCACCCGGAAATTCAGAGATGAAAAGAGACCTTGCTTCGGTTTGCTGCGTGGCAGGGAGTTCTACATGAAAGACATGTACACTTTCGATATAACTGAGGAGGCCGCCTACCGCACCTATAATAGCGTCTGTGATGCCTACGCTAACATATTCCGCACCCTTGGATTGAAGCATGTGAAAGTCCAAGCAGATACCGGCAATATAGGGGGGAAGATGTCGCACGAGTTTCACCTCCCTGCCAGTATCGGCGAGGACAAACTGATGGTGTGTGGCAGCTGTGATTTTGCCGCCAACGTGGAGACTTTGCACCCGGATGAGAAGAGTTGTCCTAGCTGTAAAGGAGAGCTGGCAGAAAGCAAGGGCATCGAGATAGGGCACACATTCTACCTCGGCACCAAGTACTCCCATGTTTTTAATGCCGTCTGCCTCGACGCTCAGAACAAGCCTGTCGTGGCCGAAATGGGCTGCTATGGCATCGGCGTTTCGAGGCTGTTGGCAGCGTCTCTAGAAGTCCTCTCTACCGAGGAGGATATTCACTGGCCAGGTCTGATTTCCCCATACCAGATTTGTCTCATTCCCCCTAAAAAGGGAAGCAAGGAGACGGCGGCATCGTTGGTGGCAGAAGAACTCTATGACTCTATATGCGCAGTTCCTCATATGAGTAACGAGGCCGTTCTTGATGATAGAGATCACTTAACTATTGGGAAAAGGGTAAAGGAAGCTCACATGATGGGTTACCCCTATGTTATTGTCATAGGTAAAAAAGCATTAGAGAGCCCCCCGGTGTTTGAAGTGCGGAATCACAGGACGGGTGAAGTGCAGTTTCTTTCCAAAGAAGGAGTATTAAGCTTTATACAAGAAGTCCGGGTAATCTAG